One segment of Plasmodium vivax chromosome 14, whole genome shotgun sequence DNA contains the following:
- a CDS encoding hypothetical protein, conserved (encoded by transcript PVX_122355A): MNLVSAIVVAITSCLLLMGVSQSKGPAIELKNNYIEGTIKANQNVLANCTVYLDSDIYKKPNKNGKFIFPNVKEGTYNMFVNHPYIEFSKYQVNVKKSVTKNNDKVYIVQAYEQISPFEKSNLMVTNIVFEAKKVYDFLMPQKNFYVFNLFKSPIFLIFLFFLILMSVLPQMQKISESASEESIGPVTYKSSFVEALK; this comes from the coding sequence ATGAACCTAGTGAGCGCCATTGTGGTGGCTATAACCAGCTGCCTACTCTTAATGGGGGTAAGTCAAAGCAAAGGACCCGCCATTGAATTGAAGAACAACTACATAGAAGGCACAATCAAAGCGAATCAAAACGTCTTGGCAAATTGCACCGTGTACCTCGATTcagatatatataagaagccaaacaaaaatgggaaatttatttttccaaacgtAAAGGAAGGAACCTACAACATGTTTGTTAATCACCCATACATTGAATTTAGCAAGTACCAagtgaatgtaaaaaaaagcgtcacgaaaaataatgataaggTTTACATCGTCCAAGCATATGAGCAGATATCTCCTTTTGAAAAGAGCAACTTGATGGTCACCAACATCGTTTTTGAGGCTAAGAAGGTGTATGATTTTTTGATGCCTCAAAagaatttttatgtttttaatttgtttaagagtcccatttttttaattttcctcttcttcctaaTTTTGATGAGTGTGCTGCCACAGATGCAGAAAATCTCCGAGTCCGCCAGTGAGGAGTCCATCGGCCCGGTTACGTACAAGTCGAGCTTTGTGGAGGCCCTCAAGTGA
- a CDS encoding hypothetical protein, conserved (encoded by transcript PVX_122350A) yields MKGKKQKKDPSENKGSQKKEPTNLKRKKYPSDEHDYDSKVKHEQHDENYKISSPEVNTMKRGKKKELTAQSEKKEAEHVLFRSDNGDGGHPYNGEGPPMSNVEMGKVKQPPKVKKEKQSIGRGDGAKGNPKEDASAKKGNKRKKKDRTDDSDSSSRFLFKGRDMAKDGERANGAASRMLQRMDNRVAKEEGREEKRKEEEEEKAQELHQLQQLQQEQEQPPPQRKEELSMQEIAKYYGTVRVKNANSQVGKGDLLTLRNKLNTNLKVSDCLAIVQLSSPEDADNKLVSPFMCENWKDLKAERVKGGSKEGPQLDDHFRHARWKFPLEIIDHLIFKNKTHDYDKWVADCRILLVTGLPFDQKEEHILQSLIDMYYRNQDRDPILDVIDIETSDYLVDALNLYAAVEEHPSKYELFADHLGIIKFALLFGAKQNASINLIDHTYVLYNLSELCRSNHCPTGAMGLLYFKNEESAKNFWIAFKSSATYMYEKCVRVIPDKNEMKVYIEASIYFIMPGALFVNINYAQLNLVLNNLQQKGPVVFDQINNLKLRYHEKSVWELISENVPLDDAIDAEAPAQRAVGERSLEGNDQLRGASIGQISSTLGTVTKGKINQDGRNGVGAQKDENEVENVLDVAPCDDDSQSSDGATDDGLNEFYFENSFDENDSQEMEEEENALLNRIHLIPNFLMRIYNTHINRYLLEKGLCLLTCPYLDEESGKKVASFLTKFHLLDWTFSETDDACYFYLFKSIISVFSVSKKVFKGAFNYAVSTLFLKLPFGLVPALYIRLSPRLLGNLGDPPQSDAGQNVGGSD; encoded by the coding sequence ATGAAGGGCAAAAAACAGAAGAAAGACCCAAGTGAAAATAaaggaagccaaaaaaaggaaccaactaatttaaaaagaaaaaaatatcccagTGATGAACATGATTATGATTCGAAGGTCAAGCATGAGCAGCATGATgagaattacaaaattagCTCACCAGAAGTGAATACcatgaagagggggaaaaaaaaggaattaactGCCCAAtcagaaaagaaggaagctGAACATGTTTTGTTTCGATCGGACAATGGGGATGGCGGGCACCCATATAATGGCGAAGGCCCACCCATGAGCAACGTAGAAATGGGGAAGGTTAAACAACCGCcgaaggtgaaaaaggagaagcagtcCATTGGCAGAGGTGACGGAGCGAAAGGTAATCCCAAAGAGGATGCCAGCGCGAAGAAAGgaaacaaaaggaagaagaaagatcGCACCGATGACTCAGATTCGTCCTCCAGGTTTTTATTCAAAGGGAGAGACATGGCCAAAGATGGGGAGAGAGCAAACGGGGCGGCTAGCCGGATGCTACAAAGAATGGATAACCGGGTTGCTAAGGAGGAGGGAAGAGAGGAAAAGcggaaggaggaagaagaagagaaggCACAAGAGCTCCACCAACTGCAACAACTGCAGCAGGAGCAGGAGCAGCCGCCACCGCAACGGAAGGAGGAGCTGAGTATGCAGGAAATTGCAAAGTACTACGGAACGGTGAGagtgaaaaatgcaaacagCCAAGTCGGGAAGGGGGACCTGCTAACCCTCAGGAACAAACTGAACACAAATTTGAAAGTTTCGGATTGTCTCGCCATAGTCCAGTTGTCATCCCCGGAGGACGCAGACAATAAGTTGGTGTCTCCCTTTATGTGCGAAAATTGGAAGGATCTCAAAGCGGAGCGGGTAAAGGGAGGATCGAAGGAGGGGCCCCAATTGGATGACCACTTTAGGCACGCCCGCTGGAAATTTCCCCTCGAAATAATCgatcatttaatttttaaaaataaaacccaTGACTACGACAAGTGGGTAGCAGACTGCCGCATCTTGCTAGTGACCGGACTGCCATTCGaccaaaaggaagaacacATCCTGCAGAGCCTAATAGATATGTACTATCGTAACCAAGATAGAGACCCTATATTGGATGTAATAGACATAGAAACGTCTGACTATCTGGTTGATGCTCTGAACTTGTATGCAGCTGTGGAGGAGCATCCGAGCAAGTACGAATTATTCGCAGACCATTTGGgcattataaaatttgctttACTTTTTGGAGCAAAACAGAATGCAAGTATAAACCTGATAGATCACACATATGTGCTTTATAACCTCAGTGAGTTGTGTAGATCTAATCATTGTCCTACAGGTGCTATGGGATTACTCTATTTTAAGAATGAAGAGAGTGCCAAAAACTTTTGGATAGCTTTCAAATCGTCAGCTACTTACATGTACGAAAAATGCGTTCGTGTAATCCCAGACAAGAACGAAATGAAGGTCTACATCGAGGCgtctatttattttatcatgcCTGGTGCCCTCTTCGTCAACATAAATTATGCGCAACTAAATTTGGTACTTAACAATTTGCAGCAAAAGGGCCCAGTCGTCTTCGACCAAATTAATAATCTGAAATTGAGGTACCATGAGAAATCCGTCTGGGAGTTGATCTCCGAGAATGTGCCTTTGGATGATGCGATTGATGCGGAGGCCCCTGCGCAGCGTGCCGTCGGGGAAAGAAGCCTAGAGGGAAACGATCAGCTGAGAGGTGCTTCTATCGGCCAGATTAGTAGCACATTGGGGACTGtcacgaaggggaaaatcaaCCAAGATGGTCGAAATGGCGTGGGTGCACAGAAGGATGAAAATGAGGTGGAAAATGTGCTCGATGTTGCCCCGTGTGACGATGATAGCCAGTCATCTGACGGGGCAACGGACGATGGCCTTAATGAATTTTATTTCGAAAACTCTTTTGATGAAAATGACTCTCAGGAaatggaagaggaggagaacgCACTCCTCAACAGAATCCACCTCATCCCAAATTTCCTCATGCGCATTTACAATACGCACATCAACAGGTACCTACTGGAAAAGGGACTGTGCCTGCTAACATGTCCCTACTTAGACGAGGAatcgggaaaaaaagtggcgAGCTTCTTAACAAAGTTTCACCTACTAGACTGGACATTTAGCGAAACAGATGATGCCTGCTACTTTTACCTTTTCAAATCCATAATAAGCGTTTTTTCAGTATCGAAAAAGGTCTTCAAGGGAGCCTTTAATTATGCAGTCTCCACGCTCTTTTTGAAATTGCCCTTCGGATTAGTCCCCGCTCTTTATATCCGCCTGAGCCCCAGATTGCTAGGCAATTTGGGGGACCCCCCTCAGAGTGACGCGGGTCAAAACGTTGGAGGAAGTGACTGA
- a CDS encoding hypothetical protein, conserved (encoded by transcript PVX_122340A; Apicoplast targeted protein. Curated by Stuart Ralph, Walter and Eliza Hall Institute of Medical Research, Australia.), protein MKKYLVLLCLLIFSAGRLSVKAIRKKDLRRNLKGGNRNNEDRQKRKNLLNFEIMRDKSSVSNIELNSSTLFNILASTRLMQNSGGAASQTPIYRYVHNIHDHNENNGAVLVFILFGILIFAVLFFIFYFIFRHHVKHIKFMNST, encoded by the exons atgaaaaaatatctgGTGCTACTctgtttgctcattttttccgCTGGCCGTTTATCGGTCAAGGCGATACGAAAAAAGGATTTAAGGAGGAACTTAAAAGGAG GGAACCGAAATAATGAAGATCgccagaagaggaagaacctACTCAACTTTGAAATTATGCGAGACAAAAGCAGCGTGTCAAACATAGAACTAAATTCATCCACGCTTTTTAACATACTAGCATCAACGAGGTTAATGCAAAATTCAGGGGGAGCCGCCTCACAAACCCCAATTTACAGATACGTACACAACATTCACGACCACAATGAAAACAATGGCGCTGTCTTAGTTTTCATTCTCTTTGgcatattaatttttgcggttttgttttttatcttttatttcattttcagACATCATGTAaagcatataaaatttatgaacaGCACGTGA
- a CDS encoding hypothetical protein, conserved (encoded by transcript PVX_122345A), which translates to MNDRISRDLTKSFLEKREMAKDEVDPRKNWLKRILMNNNSYDLKMFLKAGELKTKDGDYCKSCKTSVKQIYYINTSKVFCEVCEEIFCMYCVKSIDVMKDSQLKYIKVRLCKNCFIYINELKYIIHPNLSIDKKAIDLVNAFNEISSRYTTMCSNVSQLNGLIMLCENNKEYLGNFKTEIKQLMDVIQHDLDFLDAMKKKNNFAADNTLILNKMGKNLILYLKIIRNKIIPSAVDVMNKTKELLYKKK; encoded by the coding sequence ATGAACGACCGCATAAGCAGAGACCTGACGAAGAGCTTTCTTGAGAAGAGGGAGATGGCAAAGGACGAAGTGGATCCGCGCAAAAACTGGCTAAAGAgaattttaatgaataacAATTCGTACGatttgaaaatgtttttaaaagcaggggaattaaaaacaaaggaTGGGGATTATTGCAAAAGTTGTAAAACTAGCGTGAAGCAAATTTATTACATCAACACAAGCAAAGTTTTCTGTGAAGTGTGCGAAGAGATATTCTGTATGTACTGTGTAAAAAGCATAGACGTGATGAAAGACAGTCagctaaaatatataaaagtgAGACTATGTAAAAACTgcttcatatatataaatgaattgaaatatattatacaccCAAATTTGTCCATAGATAAAAAGGCCATTGATTTGGTTAATGCCTTTAACGAAATTTCAAGTCGGTACACCACCATGTGTAGCAACGTGTCGCAGCTAAATGGGTTAATTATGCTTTgcgaaaataataaagaataTTTGGGTAATTTTAAAACTGAAATTAAGCAGCTAATGGATGTTATTCAGCACGATTTGGATTTCCTTGATGccatgaaaaagaaaaataattttgccGCCGACAATACGCTTATTCttaacaaaatgggcaaaaatttaatactGTACTTGAAAATTATTAGGAATAAAATCATTCCCAGCGCTGTGGACGTGATGAACAAAACGAAGGAGTTGCTCTATAAGAAGAAGTAG